A genomic region of Raphanus sativus cultivar WK10039 chromosome 6, ASM80110v3, whole genome shotgun sequence contains the following coding sequences:
- the LOC108810275 gene encoding josephin-like protein, whose protein sequence is MSRRACKRVSFCPNLEATEEPIFSKHHDRRKVVLIGFLSCGLRSSPAARKLMQRIGASFARTLRSMSFGRNKTDKTSSSFLLFSSSASSSSSIYMKRSKSLAESESHRAEAIEDCIQFLNSSFSLTRSNSVPTWTS, encoded by the coding sequence ATGTCACGAAGAGCATGCAAACGAGTAAGTTTTTGTCCGAACCTAGAAGCCACAGAGGAACCCATATTCTCAAAACATCACGACCGGAGAAAGGTGGTCCTGATCGGCTTTCTCAGCTGCGGTCTAAGGAGCTCGCCTGCCGCGAGGAAGCTGATGCAACGTATCGGAGCTAGCTTCGCCAGAACACTGCGTTCTATGTCCTTCGGGAGGAATAAGACTGACAAAACGTCGTCCTCGTTCTTGCTGTTTTCGTcgtctgcttcttcttcatcttctattTATATGAAAAGGTCAAAGTCTCTAGCTGAGTCGGAGTCTCACAGAGCAGAAGCTATTGAAGACTGCATTCAGTTCTTGAactcttctttttctctgaCAAGATCAAACTCTGTCCCAACGTGGACTTCTTGA
- the LOC108811740 gene encoding uncharacterized protein LOC108811740, which translates to MMNNTLQSFRTSLTPNVLSNASRHSINRTRFICLSKSGDGTSDSDPDPPKPERDTRRQELLARIAMLQTSKVRLTNFLDERSDYLTKFAEEANAEFDKVGEDAMKDLDEASLRILENMESKMQAFEESAGLNRLEIEESDNKLAEFEEKIVEGRNEGLFFKSFRDKKPVDVEKAKEETERIQELTKKSAGSKSRRNVYLGLIGILVLAIADSFASSPDWRKVTVLGVILVALLTQFVYEQTLLSEEADSGKGNKKK; encoded by the exons ATGATGAACAACACACTTCAATCTTTTCGGACATCCTTAACACCAAATGTTCTATCCAATGCCTCAAGACATTCCATTAACAGAACACGATTCATCTGTCTCTCCAAGTCCGGAGATGGAACTTCAGATTCTGATCCCGACCCTCCAAAGCCCGAAAGAGATACTCGGAGACAAGAGCTCTTAGCCAGGATCGCCATGCTTCAGACATCGAAAGTCCGTTTAACGAACTTCCTGGACGAACGGTCAGATTACCTCACCAAGTTTGCTGAAGAAGCCAACGCTGAGTTCGACAAGGTTGGTGAAGACGCCATGAAAGACCTCGACGAAGCTAGCTTAAGG ATACTAGAGAACATGGAGAGCAAGATGCAAGCGTTCGAGGAATCTGCGGGGCTGAACAGGTTGGAGATAGAGGAGAGCGATAACAAGTTGGCTGAGTTTGAGGAGAAGATCGTGGAAGGCAGGAACGAAGGACTGTTCTTCAAGAGCTTTCGGGATAAAAAGCCTGTGGATGTGGAGAAAGCTAAAGAGGAGACTGAGAGAATACAagagttgaccaaaaaaagcgCAGGATCAAAGTCGAGAAGGAACGTTTACCTCGGTTTGATTGGGATCTTGGTTCTAGCAATTGCTGATTCGTTTGCTTCTTCGCCGGATTGGAGAAAAGTCACGGTTCTTGGAGTTATACTTGTTGCACTGCTCACTCAGTTCGTCTACGAGCAGACATTGTTATCAGAAGAAGCAGATAGTGGTAAAGGAAACAAGAAGAAATGA
- the LOC108810634 gene encoding uncharacterized protein LOC108810634 translates to MGIQNLIWQVTKKAFTGGIIGLTVSDRFCSVVPVRGDSMSPTFNPQRDSYLDDYVLVDKFCLKDYKFARGDVVVFSSPTHYRERRYIKRIVGMPGEWISSTEDVIRVPEGHCWVEGDNKASSLDSRTFGPIPLGLIRGRVTRVVWPPQRLSKIGG, encoded by the exons ATGGGAATCCAGAACCTTATATGGCAAGTGACGAAGAAAGCATTCACTGGAGGCATTATAGGGCTTACCGTTTCAGATAGATTCTGTAGCGTTGTTCCTGTGAGAGGAGACTCCATGTCTCCCACATTCAATCCCCAGCGAGACTCTTATTTAG ATGATTATGTTCTCGTAGACAAATTTTGCCTTAAGGATTACAAGTTTGCGCGTGGTGATGTTGTAGTGTTCAG CTCTCCGACTCATTACAGGGAAAGAAGATACATAAAGAGGATAGTGGGGATGCCTGGGGAATGGATAAGTAGTACTGAGGATGTGATCAGAGTTCCAGAAGGACATTGTTGGGTAGAAGGAGATAACAAAGCTTCCAGCTTAGACTCAAGAACATTTGGTCCT ATTCCCTTGGGTTTAATTAGAGGACGGGTCACCCGTGTCGTGTGGCCTCCTCAAAGACTAAGCAAGATTGGTGGATAA
- the LOC130496864 gene encoding uncharacterized protein LOC130496864, with protein sequence MALHGCGFLCKVSNTVASTSLLGGSTRLLHLPKSYPIHCNVAFSPSSTFGLGPLKLHNRGFRLRPCRVKREENNQTADVKSISLDENTLKQDLESAIQDENYVEAARIRDRLKELQEDSRASVLSANTRFYQAFRNGDLAAMQSLWSKSGKPCCVHPGAKGITGYDDVVESWEVVWMNYEFPLLIELKDVEVHVRGEVGYVTCMEFVKTKGSSSWGAQFVSNVFEKIDGEWFICIHHASPVDI encoded by the exons ATGGCGCTTCATGGGTGTGGATTCTTATGCAAA GTTTCAAACACAGTAGCGAGCACTTCTCTGCTTGGTGGTTCGACGAGGCTGCTTCACTTGCCCAAGTCTTATCCCATTCACTGCAACGTGGCTTTTTCACCGAGCAGTACATTCGGGTTAGGTCCTCTCAAGCTGCACAACAGAG GCTTTCGTCTAAGGCCATGTCGAGTCAAACGGGAAGAGAACAACCAAACCGCTGATGTTAAAAGCATATCATTGGATGAGAACACGTTGAAGCAAGATCTGGAGAGTGCGATCCAGGACGAGAACTACGTGGAAGCAGCTAGGATCCGGGACAGATTAAAAGAGCTTCAAGAAGACAGCAGAGCTTCTGTTCTGTCTGCCAACACTCGGTTCTACCAAGCTTTCAGAAACGGGGATTTGGCTGCGATGCAATCTTTATGGTCCAAATCAGGAAAGCCCTGCTGTGTCCATCCAGGAGCTAAAGGGATAACTGGGTACGACGACGTGGTGGAAAGCTGGGAAGTTGTGTGGATGAACTACGAGTTTCCGTTACTGATCGAGCTGAAAGATGTTGAGGTTCATGTCCGTGGGGAAGTAGGGTATGTAACGTGTATGGAGTTTGTGAAGACGAAAGGGAGTAGTAGCTGGGGAGCTCAGTTTGTGTCTAATGTGTTTGAAAAGATCGATGGGGAATGGTTTATATGCATTCACCATGCTTCTCCTGTTGATATTTGA
- the LOC108810169 gene encoding uncharacterized protein LOC108810169, producing MDNVIAKKVTVMFNHRRLNRSPSSLFTASAASVISLIVFTIFIVSHVLVRDFTEVVTIEIKTVVPYLPLRSEREQTNYTITVKEDNNLHVLEAFGGRDEKFQQRATEFLRDDCEVNFMMTWISPAVMFGKREVLSVESVFKSHPKGCLIILSSTMDSPLGFRILKPFLDRGYRVTPITPDLPFLLKDTAGETWLEEIQTGKRDPGKISLAQNLSNLMRLAYLFKFGGVYLDTDMIVLKSFKHLRNVIGAQTLEPVSRNWTRLNNAVLIFDKNHPLLLRCIQEFALTFNGNVWGHNGPYLVSRVARSVEGTDGYNFTVMTPSAFYSVNWVEIEKLFKVPRTEKDLKRVQVKVLEMQRRSYGLHLWNKFSSKFEIEQGSAMDKIVSDHCVICDKVTAS from the coding sequence ATGGATAACGTCATCGCCAAGAAAGTCACGGTGATGTTCAATCACCGGCGGTTAAACCGCTCACCATCATCACTCTTCACAGCGTCTGCCGCCTCGGTCATATCTCTCATCGTTTTCACGATCTTCATCGTCTCTCATGTACTGGTTAGAGACTTCACAGAGGTTGTGACGATAGAGATCAAGACAGTTGTTCCTTACTTACCTCTGAGgtcagagagagagcaaactAACTATACGATCACAGTCAAGGAGGATAACAATCTTCACGTTCTCGAGGCTTTTGGAGGCAGAGACGAGAAGTTTCAGCAGAGAGCAACAGAGTTTTTGAGAGATGATTGTGAGGTCAACTTCATGATGACGTGGATCTCTCCCGCGGTTATGTTCGGTAAGAGAGAGGTTTTGTCGGTAGAAAGCGTGTTTAAGTCTCATCCTAAAGGCTGCTTGATCATTTTATCTTCAACGATGGATTCTCCTCTAGGGTTTAGAATCTTGAAACCGTTTCTTGATCGTGGTTACAGAGTTACACCTATAACTCCTGACTTGCCTTTCCTGCTCAAGGACACGGCAGGAGAAACATGGCTCGAGGAGATTCAGACAGGGAAAAGAGATCCTGGAAAGATCTCTTTAGCTCAGAACCTCTCGAACCTCATGAGACTCGCGTACTTGTTCAAGTTCGGAGGTGTTTATCTAGACACTGACATGATTGTTCTTAAGAGTTTCAAACACTTGAGGAACGTGATCGGTGCGCAGACTCTCGAACCGGTTTCGAGAAACTGGACGAGATTAAACAATGCGGTTTTGATATTCGACAAGAACCATCCTCTCTTGCTCAGATGCATTCAAGAGTTCGCGTTGACTTTCAACGGAAACGTTTGGGGACATAACGGACCGTACCTTGTCTCTAGAGTGGCTCGGTCCGTGGAAGGAACCGATGGGTATAACTTCACCGTCATGACACCTTCTGCGTTTTATTCGGTTAATTGGGTTGAGATTGAGAAgctcttcaaggttccaagaaCAGAGAAGGACTTGAAGAGAGTTCAAGTTAAGGTTCTTGAGATGCAGAGGAGAAGCTACGGGTTGCATTTGTGGAATAAGTTTAGTAGTAAGTTTGAAATCGAACAAGGTAGTGCGATGGATAAAATTGTTTCAGATCATTGTGTTATATGTGACAAAGTCACTGCATCATAA
- the LOC108811819 gene encoding uncharacterized protein LOC108811819, protein MLTNDRDEELSMFLEMRRREKELRGESLLAGSDNISVNGALTTAVSEALSSISETVSSQRYPLRRTAAENFLYSENEKSDYDWLLTPPGTPQFEKESHRSVMNQLDAPNSRPTVLKSRLGNSREEMISGNCNKLQTSSSSGPNSSSSVAGLRRPSSSCSSRSTSRPSTPTSRSTSRPSTPTRRSTTTTTTTSTTRPVTTTRASASRSSTPTSRATLTAARATTSTAAPRTTTSTGSARSATPTRSKTQPSSAPSKKPLSRQATPTRRPSTPTGPSIVSSKAPSRGTSPVPTVKSSRPRKPPEMPGFSLEAPPNLRTTLPDRPVSATRGRPGVASAPGSRSSSIERGSGGPTSGRQSCSPSRRRTPIGNTNGGLPGARVRGKANKGGSSYDSMGPVAMGNKMVERVVNMRKLGPPRLTENVGRGTVKSNSAFNSLGYGRNLSKSSIDMALRHMDIRRGMTGNLRPLVTKVPASSMYSVRSGSTSVTNSPVATSSTMSSSELSVDNINILCLDGNDAENDDLLSERSYS, encoded by the exons ATGTTGACCAACGACAGAGATGAAGAACTCTCAATGTTCCTTGAGATGCGTCGACGTGAGAAAGAACTTAGAGGAGAATCTCTCTTAGCAG GATCTGATAATATTAGTGTCAACGGAGCGTTGACGACCGCTGTGTCCGAGGCGCTCTCTAGTATCTCTGAAACGGTGTCGTCTCAGCGTTATCCTCTCCGGAGAACCGCCGCTGAGAACTTCTTGTACTCAGAGAATGAGAAATCTGATTATGATTG GCTGCTTACACCTCCTGGCACGCCTCAGTTTGAGAAAGAGTCACATAGGAGCGTAATGAATCAGCTTGATGCTCCCAACTCACGACCAACGGTTCTTAAATCTCGG CTAGGGAACAGCCGTGAAGAGATGATCTCAGGGAACTGCAATAAGCTCCAAACGTCGTCAAGCTCTGGACCAAACTCTTCTTCCTCTGTAGCTGGACTCAGAAGACCATCTTCATCGTGTAGCTCAAGGTCAACGAGTAGACCTTCCACACCAACCAGTAGGTCAACGAGTAGACCTTCCACACCAACCAGAAGGTCTACAACTACAACCACAACCACCTCCACAACAAGGCCTGTGACCACAACCAGAGCGTCAGCCTCTAGATCCTCAACACCCACCTCACGCGCCACCTTAACTGCCGCCCGTGCCACTACCTCTACAGCGGCTCCACGCACCACAACATCAACTGGTTCAGCTAGATCAGCTACTCCAACTCGGTCTAAGACTCAGCCGTCTTCTGCACCTTCTAAAAAACCTCTATCAAGGCAAGCCACACCAACCCGCAGGCCTTCAACCCCGACCGGTCCATCAATAGTTTCCAGTAAAGCTCCCTCTCGAGGGACTTCTCCAGTTCCAACTGTGAAGTCGTCAAGGCCACGGAAACCACCGGAGATGCCTGGTTTCTCTTTAGAAGCCCCACCGAATCTTAGGACCACTCTACCAGACAGACCAGTCTCAGCTACAAGAGGCAGACCCGGAGTAGCCTCAGCACCAGGCTCAAGATCGTCTTCCATAGAACGTGGCAGTGGTGGCCCCACCAGTGGTAGGCAATCTTGTTCTCCTTCCAGACGTCGGACTCCTATTGGGAACACTAATGGGGGCCTCCCGGGTGCGCGTGTGCGAGGAAAGGCTAACAAAGGTGGGAGTAGCTACGATAGCATGGGTCCAGTGGCTATGGGAAATaaaatggtggagagagtggtGAACATGAGGAAACTAGGTCCACCAAGGCTAACAGAGAACGTTGGTCGAGGAACCGTGAAATCTAACTCAGCTTTTAACAGCCTTGGGTATGGGAGAAACCTCTCCAAGAGCTCTATCGATATGGCCTTAAGACATATG GATATAAGACGAGGCATGACAGGAAATCTCCGGCCTCTGGTGACAAAAGTTCCAGCGTCATCAATGTACAGCGTGAGAAGCGGATCGACTAGTGTCACGAACTCTCCGGTGGCTACTAGCAGTACCATGAGCTCATCAGAACTGAGTGTGGACAACATCAACATTTTGTGCTTAGATGGGAATGATGCTGAAAACGATGATCTTCTCAGCGAGAGAAGCTATTCTTGA
- the LOC108811741 gene encoding uncharacterized protein LOC108811741, producing MNFRSFEEFWPFYVMQHSNPSTRRWRFTGIIASIVALLCSVVISGWFLALVPLFGYGFAWYSHFFVEGNVPASFGHPVWSFLCDLKMFRLMLTGNMEREMKRLGKRPLLQPS from the coding sequence ATGAATTTCAGAAGCTTTGAGGAGTTCTGGCCTTTCTACGTGATGCAACACTCGAATCCATCAACGAGACGATGGCGCTTCACGGGGATAATCGCGAGCATCGTGGCTCTGCTGTGTTCGGTTGTGATCAGCGGATGGTTCCTGGCTCTGGTGCCTCTGTTCGGGTACGGTTTCGCGTGGTACAGCCACTTCTTCGTTGAAGGGAACGTTCCTGCGAGCTTCGGACACCCGGTTTGGTCGTTTCTATGCGATCTCAAGATGTTTAGGCTGATGCTCACAGGAAAcatggagagagagatgaaaagACTTGGTAAGAGGCCGTTGTTGCAGCCCTCGTGA
- the LOC108811742 gene encoding uncharacterized protein LOC108811742, with amino-acid sequence MKLSQKLKKPSSPAKLILQEIIGLTTNNANGLASLSCSSKCVYLAGCVVVVYDVDACTQSHLLVSHRTPKTLSCVAVSHNGRFVAAGESSNLSSVLIWDCESSGLVAELKGHLYGAQCLSFSPNGEYLVSVGGYMYLWEWRKSVLLAKVKASSICSDVTSVAFSYNGKFIVTSGNKHLKCWTVGSFQRTRSSKVGSLAFHGKPTDGGFQKGNSFVSVISANRVSSSGSDERGEEVMSIYALTDAGVLMLMSCDMLIKKSVDLKVEKCFALSASSRLIACACSEGAIQLFTPETLEYSATIHFSDARKSDNENHSHSEELKNIESQPVIYPDAVACQFSTTDKLVVIYGDHSLYVWDVNDVNKPTRCSMMISHSAGIRDIKNLSCGNMHNPTAACVARGCCEGVSFTTCSEDGTIRLWDLDLQMNLLEANASSNASESETKGTMHLASAGIFERDLVETCGTTFGFRALAVSEDGKYLAAGDCGGNLHIYDLQESEYTCFTDAHEAEIQSLSFSVTGLKDLNCENASSSEFLLASGGKGGAIHVYDVKRNFDPVGSVCGSAAVKSVKFACNGRKILTSGADRLQLFDVVRKESHVRISPSKSQTHSHGTIHDMAVDPTSGLVVTVGQDKKINIFDTESGKLVRSFKQNREHGDAIKVILDPSCSYLACSYSDRTICLLDFVTGELVAQATGHGEAVTGVIFLPDCKHIISVAGDGCIFVWKLPLQMATRMIQAVNENVSLAPVTVAQPVTFVQIVGYVEEDNTNADQMQQLSPWASSFKFSVSRLPKWAQAKVETNGTTDCKESISNQKLDDKSLVNAVDIAEECSSSKLECQTPKQGSRTGKSCLGSLSKSSSDSEASVPQGDAPSHRKETRWNTIYNVCLDLLNSPNIQTSFIKQQKAETFCSKPSAEQGDMFKQFDNSLSMVDEVGADKTSQQRRYSTQFVLTKDYIGGTRQSLRTPSQKSGYKTLRSIQEHLPLDTVNDQSSQSSEEHPEQDKASSEVFHDTLADDSLQERITSCRQALNGLEAAASVFVQSMSELSTASPRDRISGELRAQLFDEAALMIPGMSQKLSEVVATMMLERKSRTQSDG; translated from the exons ATGAAGCTGAGCCAGAAACTAAAGAAGCCTTCTTCACCAGCTAAG CTGATTCTGCAAGAGATAATCGGTTTAACCACGAACAACGCCAACGGTTTGGCGTCTCTATCCTGCAGCTCCAAATGTGTCTACTTGGCGGGATGCGTTGTGGTGGTCTACGATGTAGACGCGTGTACTCAATCGCACCTCCTCGTATCTCACCGTACGCCTAAGACTCTGAGCTGTGTGGCGGTTTCCCACAACGGCCGGTTCGTGGCTGCTGGAGAG TCTTCGAATCTCTCTTCGGTTTTGATATGGGACTGTGAGAGTTCGGGACTTGTGGCTGAGCTGAAAGGTCACCTCTATGGAGCTCAGTGTCTCTCCTTTTCACCAAATG GGGAGTATCTGGTGAGTGTTGGAGGATACATGTATCTCTGGGAGTGGCGTAAAAGCGTCTTGCTGGCGAAGGTCAAAGCGAGTTCTATTTGCTCTGACGTCACCTCTGTGGCGTTCTCGTACAACGGAAAGTTTATTGTTACTTCCGGGAACAAGCATTTGAAGTGCTGGACGGTGGGTTCTTTTCAGAGGACGCGGTCAAGCAAAGTAGGATCTTTGGCGTTTCATGGAAAGCCTACTGATGGTGGGTTTCAGAAAGGGAACTCGTTTGTGTCGGTGATATCAGCCAACAGAGTGAGCTCTAGTGGAAGCGACGAACGAGGTGAAGAAGTTATGTCAATCTACGCTCTTACAGATGCAG GTGTTCTGATGCTCATGAGTTGTGATATGTTGATCAAGAAATCAGTGGACCTGAAG GTTGAAAAATGTTTTGCGCTATCTGCATCCAGTAGATTGATAGCATGCGCTTGCAGCGAGGGAGCGATCCAGCTATTTACTCCTGAAACTTTAGAATATTCTGCCACAATACACTTTTCAGATGCTAGAAAGAGCGACAATGAAAATCATTCTCATTCAGAagaacttaaaaatatagaatctCAGCCTGTTATCTATCCGGATGCAGTTGCTTGCCAGTTTTCGACCACAGATAAGCTCG TTGTCATCTATGGGGATCATAGCCTCTATGTGTGGGATGTAAATGATGTGAACAAG CCTACAAGGTGCTCTATGATGATATCACATTCTGCCGGGATTCGGGATATAAAAAACCTCTCTTGTGGAAATATGCACAATCCAACAGCTGCATGTGTAGCTAGAGGGTGCTGTGAAGGAGTTTCCTTTACTACATGTTCTGAAGATGGAACCATAAGGTTATGGGATCTTGATCTTCAAATGAATCTGTTAGAAGCTAATGCAAGCAGCAATGCCTCAGAATCTGAGACAAAAGGGACTATGCATTTAG CTAGTGCTGGAATTTTTGAACGCGATCTTGTTGAGACGTGTGGTACTACTTTTGGTTTCCGAGCACTAGCagtaagtgaagatggaaagtaCTTAGCAGCTGGTGACTGTGGAGGGAACCTTCATATATATGATCTACAAGAATCAGAATACACATGCTTTACG GATGCTCATGAAGCAGAAATTCAGTCACTGAGCTTCAGCGTTACTGGACTGAAAGATCTTAATTGTGAAAACGCCTCAAGCAGCGAATTCTTGCTTGCTTCTGGTGGAAAGGGCGGAGCGATCCACGTTTATGATGTCAAAAG GAACTTTGATCCCGTTGGGAGTGTTTGTGGTTCAGCTGCTGTAAAATCTGTTAAATTTGCATGTAACGGCCGGAAAATTTTAACATCTGGTGCAGATAG GTTGCAGTTGTTTGACGTTGTCAGAAAAGAAAGTCATGTGCGTATTTCACCTTCTAAATCTCAAACTCACTCTCACGGAACCATCCATGATATGGCTGTAGATCCAACATCAGGACTTGTCGTCACAGTGGGGCAG GATAAGAAGATAAATATATTCGACACAGAAAGTGGAAAGCTTGTCAGATCATTCAAGCAAAACAGAGAACATGGAGATGCCATAAAG GTCATTTTGGACCCAAGCTGCAGCTACTTGGCATGCTCCTACTCTGACAGGACAATCTGCCTTTTGGACTTTGTCACAGGAGAGTTGGTTGCTCAGGCCACAGGACATGGTGAAGCCGTGACTGGTGTTATTTTCCTTCCTGATTGCAAACATATCATTTCA GTTGCAGGTGACGGCTGTATTTTTGTCTGGAAACTGCCTTTGCAAATGGCTACTCGTATGATACAGGCGGTAAATGAAAATGTCAGCTTGGCTCCTGTAACTGTGGCCCAACCCGTGACGTTTGTGCAGATCGTGGGTTATGTGGAGGAAGACAATACAAATGCAGATCAAATGCAGCAACTCTCTCCATGGGCATCTTCATTTAAGTTCAGTGTTTCTCGGCTTCCTAAGTGGGCGCAAGCTAAAGTGGAAACAAATGGTACTACCGATTGTAAGGAATCCATTTCAAACCAG AAACTTGACGATAAATCTCTAGTGAATGCTGTTGACATTGCTGAAGAATGCTCTTCTTCGAAACTTGAATGCCAAACTCCCAAGCAAGGTTCAAGAACAGGAAAGTCATGCCTTGGAAGCCTGTCCAAAAGCTCTAGTGACAGTGAAGCTTCAGTGCCTCAAGGAGATGCTCCTAG CCATAGGAAGGAAACGCGCTGGAACACAATCTACAACGTGTGTTTGGATCTTCTTAATTCTCCGAACATCCAAACATCTTTCATTAAACAACAGAAAGCAGAAACTTTCTGCAGCAAACCATCTGCCGAACAAGGGGATATGTTCAAGCAGTTCGACAACAGTTTGTCAATGGTAGACGAG GTTGGAGCCGATAAAACATCGCAGCAAAGAAGATATTCTACTCAATTTGTTCTTACAAAGGACTACATTGGTGGAACCAGACAATCTCTGCGTACACCCTCCCAGAAATCAGGGTACAAGACTTTGAGATCGATCCAAGAACATCTCCCTCTTGATACGGTGAATGATCAATCTTCACAGAGCTCAGAAGAGCATCCTGAACAG GACAAGGCCTCTTCAGAAGTATTCCATGACACGCTTGCAGATGATTCCCTTCAAGAAAGAATAACTTCTTGCCGTCAAGCATTGAACGGCTTGGAAGCTGCTGCTTCGGTTTTCGTCCAGTCAATGTCGGAATTATCTACAGCTTCTCCCAGAGATCGAATCTCAGGTGAACTCAGAGCCCAGTTGTTTGATGAAGCAGCTTTGATGATCCCAGGAATGTCTCAGAAACTTAGTGAAGTAGTTGCCACGATGATGCTTGAGCGCAAAAGTAGAACACAAAGTGATGGATAG
- the LOC130496863 gene encoding putative serine/threonine-protein kinase gives MHFNCFGLLDMCKGNDHLGQKEAEEICTDNVRVFSYNSLRSATDNFHPTNRIGGGGFGVVFRGVLRDGTQVAVKSLSAESKQGTREFLTEINLISDIHHPNLVKLIGCCIEGNNRILVYEYLENNSLSSVLLGSRSKYVPLDWSKRAAICVGTASGLAFLHEEVEPQVVHRDIKASNILLDRVFSPKIGDFGLAKLFPDNVTHVSTRVAGTVGYLAPEYALLGQLTKKADVYSFGILVLEVISGGSSSRAAFTDEFLVLVEWVWKLREEGRLLECVDPDLTNFPQDEVIRFIKVALFCTQAAAQKRPNMKQVVEMLSRKEINLNEAALTEPGVYRGVNKGRNHRGLGLRGGTSQESSSTEGYKGKSSAAPRGSSSASVITFQSITEVAPR, from the exons ATGCATTTTAATTGCTTTGGACTTCTTGATATGTGCAAAGGAAATGATCATCTTGGACAAAAAGAAGCTgaag AGATTTGCACCGACAATGTGAGAGTCTTTTCATATAACTCATTAAGATCAGCCACAGATAATTTCCATCCAACCAATAGAATCGGTGGTGGTGGCTTTGGTGTTGTCTTCAGG GGAGTATTGAGAGATGGGACACAAGTAGCTGTGAAATCACTTTCAGCAGAATCAAAACAAGGCACACGAGAGTTCTTAACCGAGATCAACTTGATATCCGACATTCATCATCCTAACCTTGTTAAACTCATTGGCTGCTGCATCGAAGGGAACAATAGGATTCTTGTCTATGAGTACCTTGAGAACAACAGTCTTTCTAGTGTTTTGCTTG GTTCGAGGAGTAAGTATGTTCCGCTAGATTGGTCCAAACGTGCTGCCATTTGCGTTGGGACAGCTTCTGGTTTAGCTTTCCTTCACGAGGAAGTGGAGCCTCAGGTTGTTCACCGTGACATCAAGGCGAGTAACATCTTGTTAGACCGAGTCTTTTCTCCCAAGATTGGAGATTTTGGGTTGGCAAAGCTTTTTCCAGACAATGTCACTCATGTCAGTACCAGAGTTGCTGGAACAGT GGGATACTTGGCTCCTGAATACGCACTTCTAGGTCAGTTAACAAAAAAAGCAGACGTTTACAGCTTTGGGATACTTGTGCTTGAAGTCATTAGTGGTGGTAGTAGCAGCAGAGCCGCCTTTACAGACGAGTTCTTGGTTCTTGTCGAATGG GTATGGAAGCTGAGGGAAGAAGGGAGGCTACTAGAGTGCGTTGATCCTGATCTAACAAATTTTCCACAAGATGAAGTGATAAGATTTATTAAGGTGGCTCTGTTCTGCACTCAAGCCGCGGCACAGAAGAGACCAAACATGAAGCAAGTGGTGGAGATGCTTAGCAGGAAAGAGATTAACCTCAATGAAGCTGCCTTAACAGAGCCTGGTGTCTACAGAGGTGTCAACAAGGGACGCAACCACCGTGGCCTTGGTCTTAGAGGTGGCACCTCACAGGAGAGCTCATCAACAGAAGGTTACAAAGGGAAAAGTTCAGCGGCTCCTCGAGGGTCGTCTTCGGCTTCTGTTATTACATTTCAGAGTATTACAGAGGTGGCTCCTAGATGA